From one Allorhizobium ampelinum S4 genomic stretch:
- a CDS encoding GNAT family N-acetyltransferase — protein MCTAMTDTFVYTSPLDPLAKPLIDDLIREYDSRYGTFFSAEGAVEEINRYPAEAFQPPFGTFLLLLRDGQPISGGAFKFYDETTAEFKRIWTHPDYRRQGLARIVLEELEAQAARQGYERIYLTTGFRQPEAVGLYLKNGYSALFDPAVDPEIHRTLPFEKDIRHLAVGDEKPQLRPERRAVSV, from the coding sequence ATGTGCACCGCCATGACCGATACATTCGTTTACACCTCGCCGCTCGATCCCTTGGCAAAGCCGCTGATCGACGATCTGATCCGTGAATATGACAGCCGCTACGGGACGTTTTTCAGCGCGGAGGGCGCGGTAGAGGAAATCAACCGCTATCCTGCGGAAGCTTTTCAGCCGCCGTTCGGCACTTTCCTGTTGCTGCTGCGCGATGGCCAGCCGATCAGCGGGGGTGCCTTCAAGTTTTATGACGAGACCACCGCCGAATTCAAACGCATCTGGACCCATCCCGATTATCGGCGCCAGGGGCTTGCACGCATCGTACTGGAAGAACTGGAAGCCCAGGCAGCGCGGCAGGGCTATGAACGCATCTACCTCACCACCGGTTTTCGCCAACCGGAGGCGGTTGGGCTCTACCTGAAGAATGGCTATAGCGCCCTGTTCGATCCGGCGGTCGATCCCGAAATCCATCGGACACTGCCCTTCGAGAAGGACATCCGCCATCTCGCCGTAGGCGATGAAAAGCCGCAGCTTCGCCCGGAGCGCCGTGCGGTCTCCGTATAG
- a CDS encoding amino acid ABC transporter permease/ATP-binding protein: protein MDYPTVQLLTPFAAAFIGLTLNQSAFFAEIVRGGILSVDQGQLEAAAALGLPRRRQAFRIVLPQAMRTILPTGFNEIIGLAKATSIVYVLALPELFYTVQVIYRRNLEVIPLLMVATAWYLVIMTVLSVAQHYIERHFSKGALRNPKPLPFRSFFGRRVSTVPAVTANRRSALKDLTALRQGGVVRIQNVSKSFGHLKVLDGVDLTLKAGSVTAILGPSGSGKSTLLRSINHLERVDHGFISVDGELVGYNRRGNMLYELKEKDILKRRVEIGMVFQSFNLFPHLTVLENLIEAPIAVLGLPRDEAILLAQDLLARVGLSDKIHAYPRQLSGGQQQRVAIARALALKPKVLLFDEPTSALDPELVGEVLDVIKELARTGTTLVIVTHEIGFAREVADTVVFMEGGRVLEVDTPERIFSHAAHPRTQEFLAKVL, encoded by the coding sequence GTGGATTACCCGACCGTACAATTGCTGACACCGTTTGCCGCCGCCTTTATCGGGTTGACGCTCAATCAGTCGGCTTTCTTTGCCGAGATCGTTCGCGGCGGCATTCTCTCGGTCGATCAGGGGCAGTTGGAGGCCGCTGCTGCCCTAGGGCTGCCGCGCCGTCGTCAGGCCTTCAGGATTGTGCTGCCCCAGGCGATGCGCACCATCCTGCCGACCGGTTTCAATGAGATCATTGGCCTGGCCAAGGCCACCTCCATTGTCTATGTGCTGGCGCTGCCGGAATTGTTCTATACCGTGCAGGTCATCTATCGCCGCAATCTGGAAGTCATTCCGTTGCTGATGGTCGCTACGGCCTGGTATCTGGTGATCATGACGGTGCTTTCGGTCGCCCAGCACTATATCGAGCGGCATTTTTCCAAGGGCGCCCTGCGCAATCCGAAGCCCCTGCCATTCCGGTCTTTTTTCGGGCGTAGGGTATCGACGGTGCCAGCGGTGACGGCCAATCGCCGGTCTGCCCTCAAGGATCTGACAGCGCTTCGCCAGGGCGGTGTGGTGCGCATCCAGAATGTGTCGAAAAGTTTTGGCCATCTCAAGGTTCTGGATGGTGTCGATCTGACGCTGAAAGCCGGAAGCGTCACGGCAATTCTTGGCCCTTCAGGCTCTGGCAAATCGACGCTTTTGCGCAGCATCAACCATCTGGAGCGTGTCGATCACGGCTTCATCTCGGTCGATGGCGAACTGGTCGGTTATAACAGACGCGGCAATATGCTTTACGAGTTGAAGGAGAAGGACATCCTGAAACGCCGCGTTGAGATCGGCATGGTGTTCCAGAGCTTTAATCTCTTTCCGCATCTGACGGTGCTTGAAAACCTGATCGAAGCACCGATTGCCGTGCTTGGCCTGCCACGCGACGAGGCCATTCTGCTGGCCCAGGACCTGTTGGCCCGTGTCGGCCTTAGCGACAAGATCCATGCCTATCCCCGGCAATTGTCCGGCGGCCAGCAGCAGCGTGTGGCGATTGCCCGGGCGCTGGCGTTGAAGCCCAAGGTTCTGCTGTTCGACGAGCCGACCTCAGCACTTGACCCTGAATTGGTGGGAGAAGTGCTTGACGTGATCAAGGAACTGGCGCGCACCGGTACGACGCTGGTGATCGTCACGCATGAAATCGGCTTTGCCCGTGAAGTCGCCGATACGGTCGTCTTCATGGAAGGCGGACGTGTGCTGGAAGTCGATACCCCGGAACGGATCTTTAGCCATGCCGCTCACCCGCGCACCCAGGAATTCCTGGCCAAGGTGCTGTGA
- a CDS encoding ABC transporter substrate-binding protein produces the protein MTFRKILPGLALAAFTAFAANSAFAADKFDLSPDISNRVRAEKNQAAIAAIKPGFKFTTPGKFTVAVSPFDPPVVTYASDAKTILGADPDLAQLLADSLGLELEIVPVAWADWPLGIASGKYDAVISNVTVTEQRKEKYDFSTYRRDLLGFYVAKNSPITDIKEPKDVAGLKLITSSGTNQEKIILDWDRQNVAAGLKPIEVQYYEDSAASDLALQSGRADVRFNTNASQAYGSLIKGNTRLVGNVNGGWPLTADIATVTRKDAGLADALTIATNALIKDGKYAEVLKRWNLTAEAIPESRTNPPGLPKSGS, from the coding sequence ATGACATTTCGGAAAATCCTGCCGGGCCTGGCACTGGCGGCATTCACGGCATTTGCGGCAAACAGCGCCTTTGCCGCCGATAAATTCGATCTGAGCCCTGACATATCGAACCGGGTGCGGGCCGAGAAAAATCAGGCGGCGATTGCAGCGATCAAGCCCGGGTTCAAATTCACCACACCAGGCAAATTCACGGTGGCTGTCAGCCCTTTCGATCCGCCGGTCGTCACGTATGCTTCCGATGCCAAAACGATCCTTGGGGCTGACCCGGATCTTGCCCAATTGCTGGCGGATTCGTTGGGATTAGAGCTTGAAATTGTCCCGGTCGCCTGGGCGGATTGGCCGCTCGGCATCGCTTCTGGCAAATATGATGCTGTCATCAGCAACGTCACCGTGACGGAGCAGCGCAAGGAGAAATATGATTTTTCCACCTATCGTCGTGACTTGCTGGGCTTTTACGTCGCGAAGAACAGCCCGATTACCGACATCAAGGAGCCGAAGGATGTCGCGGGCCTGAAGCTGATTACCTCATCCGGCACCAACCAGGAAAAAATCATTCTGGACTGGGATCGCCAGAATGTCGCCGCCGGTCTGAAGCCAATCGAGGTGCAATATTACGAGGATAGCGCCGCGAGCGATCTGGCGCTCCAGTCGGGACGTGCCGATGTGCGGTTCAACACCAATGCCAGCCAGGCCTACGGTTCGCTGATCAAGGGCAACACGCGGCTGGTCGGCAATGTCAATGGCGGCTGGCCGTTGACGGCGGATATCGCCACCGTGACCCGCAAGGATGCGGGACTTGCCGATGCCTTGACCATTGCCACAAACGCTCTGATCAAAGACGGCAAATACGCCGAAGTTTTGAAGCGCTGGAACCTGACGGCGGAAGCCATTCCGGAAAGCCGCACCAACCCGCCTGGCCTGCCGAAGAGCGGTTCGTAA
- a CDS encoding ABC transporter substrate-binding protein, translating to MNHATRRISRALAALMLLLQAISPVLAEPFDLSPQQPGRLHVERDAKAVAALPANYKFVSPGTLTVAVAVGSPPIAAYATDASTVVGFDPDLALLLAESLGLKLDLVSVAWADWPLGLASGKYDAVISNVGVTEQRKQKFDFSTYRYGLHGFYVKNDSPITALKEQKDVAGLRIIVASGTIQERILLEWDKQNRANGLKPLELQYYDDEAAADLALQSGRADANFGPNAMQAWQAATLHRKRLVGTVNAGWPLTADVGVTTRKGSGLAEPIAVAINDLIAGGTYQAALSRWGLSQEGLTQSQVNPPGLPSY from the coding sequence ATGAACCATGCCACGCGGCGGATAAGCCGGGCTCTTGCCGCCTTGATGCTCTTACTGCAAGCGATTTCGCCAGTCTTGGCCGAACCCTTCGATCTGTCGCCGCAGCAGCCGGGCCGCCTGCATGTAGAACGGGATGCAAAGGCCGTAGCCGCTCTTCCGGCGAATTATAAATTCGTCTCCCCTGGAACCTTGACGGTTGCCGTTGCAGTTGGTTCGCCGCCGATTGCGGCCTATGCAACCGACGCCAGCACGGTGGTTGGCTTCGATCCAGATCTTGCCCTTCTGTTGGCGGAAAGCCTTGGTCTGAAGCTGGACCTTGTTTCGGTCGCCTGGGCGGATTGGCCGCTGGGACTAGCGTCTGGCAAATATGATGCGGTTATCTCCAATGTCGGTGTCACCGAGCAGCGCAAACAGAAATTCGACTTCTCCACCTACCGGTACGGGTTGCATGGCTTTTACGTCAAGAACGACAGCCCGATCACAGCGCTGAAAGAGCAGAAGGATGTTGCCGGTTTGCGGATCATCGTCGCCTCCGGCACGATCCAGGAGCGCATTCTTCTGGAATGGGACAAGCAGAACAGGGCAAACGGTTTGAAACCGCTGGAACTGCAATATTACGATGACGAGGCTGCCGCCGATCTGGCACTGCAATCGGGCCGGGCCGATGCCAATTTCGGACCCAATGCCATGCAGGCCTGGCAGGCGGCAACGCTGCACCGCAAGCGGCTGGTAGGCACCGTCAATGCTGGCTGGCCGTTGACAGCAGATGTCGGCGTAACCACCCGCAAGGGCAGCGGTCTGGCGGAACCGATCGCCGTTGCCATCAACGACTTGATTGCTGGCGGGACATATCAGGCAGCATTGTCGCGCTGGGGTCTTTCCCAGGAAGGACTGACGCAATCGCAGGTCAATCCGCCTGGCCTGCCAAGCTATTGA